Below is a genomic region from Sphingomonas phyllosphaerae.
GTGAACAGCGTCTGGCGTTGCAGGTTGCTCAACTCGACCCGATCGTCGTCGACGATCGTCAGACGACCGACCCCCGCCGCCGCCAGATACTGGATCACCGGCGATCCGATCCCACCGGCCCCGATCACCAGGACATGCGCGCGCGACAGCCGCAGCTGCCCGGCGCCGCCGATCTCAGGCAGCACGATATGGCGCGCATAGCGTGCGAGTTCGTCGGGGCCGAGCGTCATGGCTCGCTCAGGGCGACCGTCGTGACATACCATGTGTCGGAAGAGGGCGGGGGCATCTTGTCCCGCGCGGCACTCAGAACAATACCGGCGGCGAACTGTTCCACTACCGGGCAACCGATCGCGCGTGGCACGATCCGGCGCACTTGGCCGCTCTGCGCGATCAACACCACCAGATCGAGCATCCGCGCTTCCGACGGCAACGTGCAGCGCGCCGCCGCTACCTCTCGCCGGACGAACTCGGTCAGTCGTGCCGGCGGCGCAGCGGCAAGGCCAAGTTGCAGCCGCGGCAGCGACGTCCACTCGGTCGGCGGGTTAAGCGAGGAAAGCTGCCCGAGCAGCAACAGCGCGGCGAGGATCATCGACCTGTCGACCCGAACCCGCCCGCACCGCGATCGGTCGGGTCGAGCGCATCGACTTCGATCATGCTGGCAAGCGTGACGGTGGCCGGGACGAGCTGCGCAATGCGTTCGCCGCGACGGATCTCGAAAGGCTCGTTGCCAAGATTGGCGAGGATCACCTTGATTTCCCCACGATAGTCGGCGTCGATCGTGCCGGGCGTGTTGAGGCAGGTGATGCCGTGCTTCAACGCCAGCCCCGACCTCGGGCGCACTTGAACCTCGAACCCGGCCGGAATGGCGATCGCGAAGCCGGTGGCGATCGCGCCACGCGCGCCAGGTGCCAACGTCACGTCCTCGGCGGCGACCACGTCCATCCCGGCCGCGCCCGCTGTCGCGTAGACGGGCAACGGCAGTCCCTCACCATGCGGCAAGCGGCGCAGCGCAATGCTGATCGGTTCAGAGCGCATCGGCAATCCTGTCGGCAAGTCGTTCGGCTACAGCGGTTTTGGGAAGGCGTTCCCAGCTTTCGATGCCCTCGGCGGTGACGAGGTGGACGGTATTGGCATCGCCACCCATCACATCGCCGGATACGTCGTTGGCGACGATCCAGTCGGCACCCTTGCGCCGCCGCTTGGCCTGCGCATGGTCGAGCACCTGCTCAGTTTCGGCCGCGAACCCGATCAGCAATCGCGGCCGACGCGGATCATGCGCCAGCGTGGCCAGAATGTCCACGTTGCGCGCGAGACGAAGCGGCGCGGGCGCCTCTTCGCCCTTCTTCAGCTTCTGCGGGGCGATCTGCTCGACCCGCCAATCCGCCACGGCGGCGACCATCACCGCTGCATCGGCGGGCAGCGCCGTCGCAACCGCATCTGCCATTTCCGACGCCGTTTGAACATCCTGCCGGATGACGTTCAGGGGGGTCGGCACGTCGACCGGACCGGCGATCAACGTGACCCGCGCGCCCCGCCGCGCCAGCGCCGCCGCGATCGCGAACCCCTGCTTCCCCGACGAGCGGTTGGCGATGTAGCGTACCGGATCGATCGGTTCGTGGGTCGGGCCGGCGGTGACGATGACGTGTCGTCCCGCCAGCGAACGAACCGGCGGTGCCAGCGCAGACGTGATTCGCGCGACGATCGCCGGGACCTCCGGCAGGCGACCCGGTCCGAATTCGCCGCATGCCATCGCGCCCTCGTCGGGCTCGATCACCGTAATGCCGTCGGCGCGGAGTTGGGCGACATTGCGCTGTGTCGCCGGGTGCAGCCACATCCGGACATTCATGGCCGGCGCGATCAGTACCGGCTTGTCGGTCGCCAGCAGCAAGGTCGTGGCCAGATCGTTCGCGAATCCGCCCGCCATGCGGGCGATCAGATCGGCGGTGGCGGGGCAGACGACGACCAGATCGGCCTCGCGGCTGAGGCGGATATGCCCCATCTCCGCTTCGTCCTTCAGGTCCCACAATGTCGTATGGACCTTGTTCTCGCTCAGCGCCGCAAGGGTCATGGCGGTGACGAAATGCGCTCCGCCGTCGGTCAGGACACAACAAACGTCATGTCCCGCGGCGCGCAAACCGCGGATCAGCTCACACGCCTTGTACGCGGCGATTCCGCCGCCGACGATCAACAGGATCCTGCTCATCGCGTCATCCTCGTCACCGTTATTCGTCGCCGCACGACCGTGCGGCGAACCAGCGTCACCAGACCGGCGGGGGCGAGCGCCAGACCGGGCGCAACCAGCGCCGTCGCGAGGGTCGCCGATCGAATCCCCAGCACGCCGTCCAGCGCCACGCCCGCCACCAGCAGCGCCAGCACGCGTGGGCCCAGCGGATCGGCAAGTACCGCCCAGCCGAAGACCGCGAGCACCAGCAGCAGCGCGCCGATCCCGCCGGGCGCATCGGGGAAGGCGGCCCCGACCAGCCGCGCCAGCGCACCCTCGGGCGCCAATGTCACGGCCGGAGCATGGGGTGTTCCCAGCGTATGAAGATGCAGGCCGAGCGCGCACGCCGCGACGATCAGCGCGGCCAGCCAATGCAGCGGCTCGCCACGGTCGCCGTCAAGCAGCGCCAGCGCACCCATCGCCATCAAGGTCACCAACGCTGCTGGATCGATCAGCGCCGCGGCGCAGGCGACGGCGACCGATGTGGCCACCCGTTTGCGGTCTCGTGCGACCAATGCGATGGCCGACAGCAAGGCCGCGGCGCCGGCGTGCGGTGCCGTCAGCCATAGCGCCGCCGTCGCCACGATCCCGAAGGCGAGCAGGCTGACGATCAACAGCGCCCCGCCGCTACGCGCCAGCAGCGCGCCGAGCCGCAACCCGCCGAGCCACAGCAAGATCGTCAGCCCGGTCGCGACCAGCGCGGTCAGCGCCCAGGGTGGCATCGCCCCTGCGACCACCGCCAGCGTCGATGGCAGCATCCGGGCGGCGCGTGCGTCCGGTTCGGTGCGCAGCAGGTCGCGCGCGGCGTCGTAATAGTCGCCGCCATGACGCAGTGTCGCGACGATCGCGTCGTGCAGGAACTCCGGTGGCGTGGTGGCCCCGCGCAGCAGCAACGCCGCGACGACCAGCGCCGACAGCAGGGACGCCAGAAGCGCGCGGGCCGAGCTGTAGCCGAGTCCGGTCAGCCGGTCCGGGGTCACCAGCCAGCGCCCCGCCGGTCCGGATCGCCCCGGCGCGGCTACCATCCGCCCGCGAGCATCATGCCCGCGACGCCTGCCAGCATGCCGAGCGTGCCGACCAGCGCATAGCGCCACCCGCCACCGACACGGACGCGTTCGATCTCGCGCAGCGGCGGGCGCGGCGGTGCGCCGCCGGGGGCAGGGAAGCGCGCCTCGATCCGCCGCACCAGCTCGGGCAGCCGCGCCAGCGTCCGCACGTCCGCGACCAGCCGGTCGGCGATCGCCGCTTCGGGGCCGAGTTCGGTCCGGATCCAGTCCTCGACCAGCGGCGCGGCGGTCACCCACAGATTGATGTCGGGATCGAGCCCGGTCGCGACACCCTCCACCATCACCATCGTCTTTTGCAGCAGCAGCAGGTGCGGCTGCGTCACCATATCGAAATCGCGGGTGATCCCGAACAGCCCGTCGAGCATCATCCCGATCGACATGTCCTTGACCGGCAGCCCGCGCATCGGCTCGCCGACCGCCCGCAGCGCGGTCGCGAATTCCTCGACGCTGTGGTGCGAAGGGACATATTGCGCCTCGAAATGGATCTCGGCGACGCGGCGGTAATTGCCGGTGATCAGGCCGTAGAGGATCTCGGCGAGCCAGACCCGTGCACGTCGGTCGATCCGCCCCATGATCCCGAAGTCGATCGCGGCGACGCAATTGCCCGGCAATGCGAACAGATTGCCCTGGTGCATGTCGGCATGGAAGAAGCCGTCGGCGATCGCCTGCCGCAGGAAGGCATGGACCAGCACGCGCGCCAGCTCGGGCAGGTCATAGCCTGCCGCGACCAGCGCTTTGCGGTCGGACAATTTGATGCCGTCGATCCATTCGATCGTCAGCACCTCGCCGGTGGTGCGCGCCCAATCGACCGCGGGGACGAAGAAGTTGCGCTCCGAGGTCATCGTCTCGGCCAGCTCGGACGCCGACGCCGCCTCGCGGGTGAAGTTCAGTTCGCGCGCGGTCCAGCGCTTGAACGTCTCGATGACCAGACGCGGCTGGAGCCGGGCGATCTCGCCGCCCATCGGCTCGATCTGCGCCGCCGCCCATTCATAGGTTTCGATCGCGCGCGCGAAATCGTCTTCGACGCCGGGGCGCAGCACCTTGACTGCGACTCGCCGCCCGTCGGTGGTGACCGCGCGATGTACCTGCGCGATCGACGCCGCGCCGACCGGCACCTCGTCGATCTCGCTGAACAACGTTTCCAGCGGGCGGCCGAAGCTGCCGCGCATCGTCTGCGCGATCGTCGCATAGGGGACGGGTGGCACCGCGTCCTGCAACCGCAACAGGTCTGCCGCCGCCGCCTCGCCGACCAGATCGGGGCGGGTGGCGAGCGTCTGGCCGAACTTGATTGCCGCCGGCCCCAGCGCCTCGAACGCATCGGCATAGCGCGGCACCTCGGGCACGCGCGCACCCAGCCGCGCCACCCGCAGCAGACGGCGCAACCGCGGCGGCGTATTGAGGTCGCGCTCCAGCCCGCGCAGCGCACCATGGCGCGCCAGCGTCCGCCCCCATTTCAGGAGCCGCCAGGTGTGGACGAGCGAGGAGGTCAAATCTTCCAGCCGCTGTGGATCGCGACCAGCCCACCCATGATCGGCTCGACCTTCGTCTGAACGAACCCGGCGTCGGCGACCATTCGCTCGAACGTCGGCATGTCCGGGAAGCGGCGGATCGACTCGATCAGGTAGCGGTAGCTGTCGGCATCGTTGGCCAGCAGCTGCCCAAGCTTCGGCACCAGATGGTGCGAATAGGCGTCATAGACCTCGGCGAACCCCGGCCAGACGTTGGTCGAGAATTCGAGGCAGAAGAACCGTCCCCCGCGGCGCAGCACGCGATGCGCCTCGCGGAGCGCCTTGGGGATATCGGTGACGTTCCGGATCCCGAACGCGATCGTATAGGCGTCGAAGAAGCGATCCGGAAAGGTCAGCGTCTCGGCATTGGCCTCGGTCCACACCAGCCCGTCGATCCCGCGCTGCTGCGCGCGGCCGATCCCGACCTCCAGCATCTCCGGATTGATGTCCGCGACCGTCACAGAGGCGCCGCCTTCGGCGAGGCGAAAGGCGATGTCGCCGGTGCCGCCGGCCATGTCGAGGATCTGCTCGCCCGCACGCGGCTTCACGCGCCGCACGAAGCGGTCCTTCCACAGCCGGTGCATGCCCCCGGACATGGCGTCGTTCATCAGGTCGTAGCGGCTGGCGACATTGGAGAAGACCCCGCGTACGCGGGCGGTCTTCTCGGTCGGGGTGACGTCTTCGTAGCCGAAGGAGACGGTTTCGCTCATGGCGCTCGCTCTAGCCGCCATGATAGCGAGCGGCTAGAGGGCAGACATGCCGGAATTGCCAGAGGTTGAAACCACCGTGCGGGGCCTGCGCCCGGTGCTGGAAGGCGAGGTGCTGACCCGTGTCGAGCCGCGCCGCGACGATCTACGCCGCGCCTTTCCCGCCGACCTGCGCCAGCGGCTGACCGGGGCGCGCGTCACTGGGCTGCGGCGGCGCGCCAAATATGGCGTGATCGACACCGATCGCGATGATTCGCTGATCTTCCACCTCGGCATGTCCGGACGCTGGCGCGTCGATCCGACCGAGTTGTTGCCACACGACCATCTCGTGCTCGCGACCGGAGCGGGGCGGGTGCTGGCGCTCAACGACCCGCGGCGCTTCGGCTCGGTCGACCTGCTGCCTACCGCCGAGATAGCGGACTTTCCGGCGTTCCGCCTGCTCGGCCCCGAGCCGCTGGGCGCGGATTTCACGGCCGAGCACCTGCGGCTCGCGCTGGCCGGGCGACGGCTGTCGATCAAGCTCGCGCTGCTCGACCAGCGGATCGTCGCCGGGCTCGGCAACATCTACGTGTGCGAGGCGCTGTACGACGCGCGCATCGATCCGCACACCCCCGCCGGGTCGCTCGACGCGCCGGCGCTCGCGCGGTTGGTGCCTGCGGTCCAGCTGGTGCTGGAGGCGGCGATCAAGGCGGGCGGCTCGACGCTGCGCGATTATGCGCGGCCGGACGGCGATCTGGGCTATTTCTCGAAGCAATTCGCGGTCTACGGTCGTGCCGGCGAGCCGTGCGCGTGCGGCGGTACGGTGGAGCGCTATGCCGAGGGCGGACGCTCGACCTTCTGGTGTCCGCGCTGCCAGCGGAGTTGACGCTGGTGCGTGGCCGGGCTATGGGCCGCGCCTTACGAGGGTGCAGGGCTTACCCAGCGCCTTTTTCCATCGATTCGAAACTTATCAGAGGACGTTCATGGCGAACACGCCGCAAGCCAAGAAGCGCATCCGCCGCAACCAGCGCCGGGCCGAGATCAACGGTGCCCGTGTGGGCCGTATCCGTACCTTCGTGAAGAAGGTCGAGGCCGCGCTGGCAGCGGGTGACAAGACCGCGGCGACGACCGCGCTGGCAGCGGCGCAGCCGGAGATGCAGCGCGGCGTGGCGAAGGGTGTCCTTCACCGCAACACCGCCTCGCGCAAGTTCTCGCGTCTGACCAAGCGGGTTGCCGCGCTGGCCTGATCGCCGGCGACAACACGGACGACATCGACGCCCGTCGGGTTTGCCCGGCGGGCGTTTTTGCGTGTGCGATCAGCCGCCTCAGGAACAAAACAGCACCTCTCCAAAAGGCTTGGAATTCCTGCGATTCGCGTATGGCGACTTTCGATGATCTCCAAAATACCCTAGAGATATCAATGGCTTACGAGATTTATGACGCATTTGTGCCGCTGGCGACGAGTCAATCCGCTTTATTTCGGGATCGTACCCGTTCGCGGGCTTGATCGACTCACCCGCCTGTTCCTAATCCTCTCGAACCGCGCCGCCGTCCGTGCTGCGCGGCACAAGGACAATGTCTGGAAGCCTACGCGCTAGGGGCCGCGGGCGGGGGGACGTTTGACTTTTTGAATGCGCGGGCCGCGAACCATGTGGTTGCGGCAACAGGAGAATTGTGCGTGGCGCCGATGGTCGAAGCCGATGACGGGTTGAGCGAACTGGCCCGGGCCTGGGCCCGGGTCCGCGCCAACCTGCGCCGCTCGGCCGGTGCACGCGTGTTCGATCAATGGCTTGCTCCGATTGCGCTGGCGGATGGCGACGACGCGCTGGACGTGCGGCTCACCGCGCCCTCGGCGTTCATGACCAACTGGGTCAAGAGCCACTATGCGGATCGGCTGGTGCACGAGTTCCGCACCGTGTTGCCGGGCGTGCGCAGCGTCGCGATCGACACCGCGGTGCGGCCTGCTGCACCGGTGGTGCTTGCCGCGCCCGTCGCCGCCGTGACAGCCCTGCCGACCGCTGAGCCTGTCGCCCATACGGTCACCGCCGAGCGGCCGTCGCTCGATCCGCGGCTGACCTTCGAGCGTTTCGTCGCGGACGCATCGAACATGGTGGCGCTGAACGCCGCGCAGGCGCTGGCAGCGCCGGGCGCGGTACGCTTCAGCCCGTTGTTCCTCCATGGCGGCACCGGCCAGGGCAAAACCCACCTGCTCAACGCAATCGCGCATCGCTTCCTCGCGGATCACCCGCAAGCACGCGTGATGCTGATGTCGGCCGAGCGCTTCATGTTCGAGTTCGTCGCCGCGATGCGCGCGCGCGACACGTTCGCGTTCAAGGCCAAGCTGCGCAGCTGCGACCTGCTGCTGATCGACGACCTGCAGTTCATCGCCGGCAAGGACGTCACGCAGGACGAGTTCTTCCACACCGTCAACGAGATCATGGCGGCGGGCAAGCGGCTGGTGATCGCCGCTGACCGCGCACCGCAAACGCTGGACGGCATCGAGCCGCGCATCCTCGGCCGGCTCGGATCGGGGCTGGTGGTCGATATCCGTCCGTCATCGCCCGAGCTACGCCACGCCGTGCTCGCCCGGCGGGTCGCCGAAATGCCCGACACACGGGTGCCCGGCGACGTGCTCGACCTGCTGGCCGCACGTATCAGCTCCAGCATTCGCGAGCTGGAGGGCGCGCTGACCCGCGTCACCGCCTATGCGATGCTGACCGGCCAGGCGATCGACCTCGACTTCGCGACGCAGACGCTGGGCGACATGCTCCGCGGGCACCAGCGGCGCGTGACGATCGACCAGATCCAGAAGCTGGTCTGCGAGCATTTCGAGCTGAAGCCGCTCGATCTGCTCTCCGCCCGCCGCGCGCGTGCGGTGGCGCGCCCGCGGCAGATTGCCATGTATCTTGCCAAGCGGCTCACCACGCGGTCGCTGCCTGAGATCGGGCGCAAGTTCGGCGGCCGCGATCACTCGACGGTAATCCACGCCGTCCGCCGCATCGAGGCGTTGCGCGACAGCGACCGTGAGGTCGATCAGGCGGTACATATGTTGCTGGGGCAGCTTGAGGCTTGAGCCTTTTGATGACGACCCGGGCGTGAACCCGGGTGACGCTTCTTCGCAACGCCACCCCCGTCAAGCGGTCAGGCGGCCTGCCGATACTCATCCTCCCCGACCTCGTTTGCCGCTGCCACAGGGGCCTGTGTCGTCGCCGTGCGGACGCGATTGGGGAACAGCAGCCGGCTGACGAGCACCAGCACCCCAAGCGCGGCATAGGTCAGCAGCACCTTCTCCAGCGAGAACAGCAACGCCACCGCGAAGCCGAGCCGAAGCCACAGCGGGTTGAAGCCGAAATCCTCGCCGAGCGCGGCGCACACGCCGAACAAATTGTCGCGGGGGGCAGCGGCGGGGGTGTCGATGTGGTCGGTCATGTCTCGCTCCGTTGTTACGGGATGCTCAGCAAGACCGATGCCAAATGGAAAAAAGCGCTGTTTTCGGCGCACTTTTCCGCCACGCCGTGGCGTGGATTGCCGAAGGTTGGCGCGCGACATGGCGTCGCGCGCCAGATGGTCAGATCAACAGCCCCATGGCCTCCTGCGCCCGGCGCAAGGTCGGCGCCGCCAGCGCGGCCGCACGTCGGGCGCCGTCGCGCAGGATCGCGTCGATCGCACCGCGGTCGTTCAGCAGCCGCAGCATCTCGTCGCGGATCGGGCCGAGCTTCGCGACCGCCAGATCGGCGAGATCGGGCTTGAACTGTCCGAAGCCCTTGCCCGCATAGTCCGACAGCACCGCGTCCGGGGTGCGGTCGGCGAGCGCCGCGAAGATCGTCAGCAGATTGCGCGCTTCCGCCCGCCCTTCCAGCTCGGCGATCGTCGCCGGCAACAGGTCGGGGTCGGTCTTGGCCTTGCGGAACTTGTCGGCGATCACCTCGTCACTGTCGATCAGCTTGACCACCGATTGCTCGGACGGGTTCGACTTCGACATCTTCGCGCTCGCATCGCGCAGCGACATGATGCGCGGCGCGGCCTTGCTGACCAACGGTTCGGGCAGCGTGAACAGCTCGGTCGCGTAATCGGTGTTGAATTTCGTCGCGATGTCGCGGGTCAGCTCCAGATGCTGCTTCTGGTCCTCGCCGACCGGAACGTGGGTCGAATTGTACAGCAGCACGTCGGCCGCCATCAGCACCGGATAATCGTACAGCCCGACCGACGCGCCTTCGCGGTTCTTGCCCGCCTTGTCCTTGAATTGCGTCATGCGATTGAGCCAGCCGACCCGCGCGACGTTGTTGAGCAGCCACGCCAATTCGGCATGGGCGGGGACGCGCGCCTGGTTGAACACGATCGAGCGCGCCGGATCGATCCCGGCAGCGATCAGCGTCGCGGTCATCTCGACGGTGTTGGCGGTCATCTCGGCGGGGGCGATGAACTCGGTCAGGCCGTGAAGGTCGGCGATGAAGTACATCGTCTCGCCGCCCGACGCCTGGATATCGTCCTGCATCGCCACCCATTGCTTCACCGCGCCGAGGTAATTGCCGAGGTGAAGATTGCCGGTCGGCTTGATGCCGGAAAGGACGCGCATATTGGTCATCAGGTGGAAGCTCTGCGACGAAGAACGGTTTTCAGATCGGCGAGGCGATACGCGCCGGTGACGACGCATGCCAGCGCATAGATGGCGACGCCCGCGCCGACGAGCACGATCAGCCCGGTCACCCGGACCGCCAGCGTGCCGGTGAGATAGGGATCGACATACGGCGTCACGAGCAGCAGCGCCGCGCCCATCGACAAGGCCGCCAGTGCCAGCCGCGGCACCTTGCGCCTGACCTGCGGATCGAGCGCGAAATGCCCACGCCTTGCCAGAACGACATAGAGCGACACGACGTTGACCGTCGAGGCGAGCGCGGTCGCCAGCGGCGGGCCGATCTGCCCGATGTTCCAGTGCGCCAGCGTCGGGATCAGGATCAGATTGCCGACGAGGTTGATCGCGACCGAATAGAGCGCGAGCCGCACCGGCGTCTTCGTGTCGGCGCGCGCGTAGAAGCCCGGCGTCAGCACCTTGACCAGCACATAGCTCGGCAGTCCCAGCGAGAAGGCGGCGAGTGCCTGTGCCGCGCGCACTGTGTCGCCGCCATCGAAGGCGCCATGCTGAAACAGCCCACGGACGATCGGCTCGGCGGCGAACACGAACGCGGCGGTGGCGGGCAGGGTAAGGAACAGCGCGAGTTCGAGCCCGCGGTTCTGCGTCTCCATCGCCTCCGCCTCGCGTCCCTGCGACAGCAAGCGCGAGACGACCGGCAACAGGATCGTGCCGAGCCCAATCCCGATCAGGCCCAGCGGCAACTGGTTGAGCCGGTCGGCATAATAGATCGCCGAAATCGACCCCGCCGACAGCAGCCCGCCGGCCAGCGCGGTCGAGATCGCGAGATTGATCTGCGCCGCGCCCGCGCCGGTCGCCGCGGGGACGATCAGCTTCAGCATCTGCTTGACGTCGTCGTCGATACGCGGTCGGCGCAGCTTCAGGCTCACGCCCGCGCGCTGGCACGCCCACCAGAGCCAAGCGAGCTGCAATGCACCTCCGACCGTCACCGAGATCGCCTGCGCCCGCGCGGTCGCATAGGGGTCGCCGCCGTGAAAGAAGATCAGCGCGCCGACCATCGCGATGTTGAGCAGGATCGGCGCGGCGGCATTGACCCAGAAGCGATGCAGCGAGTTCAGGATGCCGCCGAGCAGCGACACCAGCGAGATCAGCAGCAGATAAGGGATGGTGAAGCGCGACAGCGTCACCGCAAAGGCGAATTGCTCGGCGGTCGGGTGCTGGCGGTCGAACCCGCCGGACAGCGCCCAGGTCAACGGCCATGCCGCTGCCAGCATCAGCGCGGTCATCGCCAGCAGCACCGGGAACAGCAGCGCCAGCGCGCGCTCGGCGAAGTCGACCCCGGCCGCGGTCCCACCGCCTTCCGCGACCTTGCGGTTGAACAACGGGATGAACGCCGCGGAGAAGGCACCTTCCGCGAACAGTGCGCGGAACATGTTCGGCAGCCGGAACGCGACGAAGAAGGCGTCCGACGCGAAACTCGCGCCGACATAGCTCGCCTGCAACGTGTCGCGGACCAGCGCCAGCACGCGGCTGACCAACGTCAGCCCGCCGATCGACCCCAAAGCGCGGGCGAGGTTCATCCGCCGATCCTCACCCGCGCGTGTGGCTTACGCCTGACCGGCGTCTTCGGCGCCGAACGACACGCCCTGCGCCTGCGCCTGCTGGAGGAACAGCGCGTTGAAGTCGATCGGCTCCAGCAGCAGCGGCGGAAAGCCGCCGTCACGGATCGCATCGGCGACGACGCGGCGCGCGAACGGGAAAAGCAGGCGCGGCCCTTCGCCGAGCAGGAACGGCTGGACGTGATCGGCCGGCACGTTGCGCAGCCCGAACAGCCCGGCATAGGAAAGCTCGGCGATGAACGCGGTCTTGCCGCCGGTCGTCGCACGCACTTCGATCTTGAGCGTGACCTCGTGGACCTCGTCGGCGACCTGTGCCGCGCCGATGTCGAACTGGACGTTGATCTCGGGGGCCTGCGGCTCCTGATAGATCGCCGGCGCGTTCGGGTTCTCGAACGACAGGTCCTTCACATATTGCGAGATCAGCCCCGCGGCCGGCGCCGTGTCGGCACCGTTGGCGAGCGGTTCGCCGCCGGC
It encodes:
- the secB gene encoding protein-export chaperone SecB translates to MDEFGNAGGEPLANGADTAPAAGLISQYVKDLSFENPNAPAIYQEPQAPEINVQFDIGAAQVADEVHEVTLKIEVRATTGGKTAFIAELSYAGLFGLRNVPADHVQPFLLGEGPRLLFPFARRVVADAIRDGGFPPLLLEPIDFNALFLQQAQAQGVSFGAEDAGQA